One Bacillus sp. E(2018) DNA window includes the following coding sequences:
- a CDS encoding zf-HC2 domain-containing protein encodes MHGEASVYDELMNKVLDGDATKEEEQNFHNHLKDCETCRAEYELLTVTLKELQLQSHIKAPEGFTEAVMAKLPKEKQQVKWMRWMKTHPALTAAAIFVFFMAASVFTSYNQQDLAVVKGEGNLQIKKNERVVVVPAGETIKGDLVVENADVRIEGRVEGDVTVIKGDQYLASAGEVTGHSQEIGQVVEWVWYKLKSLVRTNDEAMIDTHKESRSHTAFFLVQMYETKNIIQPS; translated from the coding sequence ATGCATGGTGAAGCTTCCGTATATGATGAATTAATGAATAAAGTACTTGATGGTGATGCGACAAAAGAAGAAGAACAAAATTTTCATAATCATCTTAAGGATTGTGAGACGTGTAGAGCAGAATATGAATTGCTGACGGTTACACTGAAGGAATTGCAGCTGCAATCTCATATAAAGGCACCAGAAGGCTTTACAGAGGCTGTAATGGCTAAGTTACCTAAAGAGAAACAGCAAGTAAAGTGGATGCGCTGGATGAAGACTCATCCTGCTCTAACGGCTGCCGCGATCTTTGTGTTCTTTATGGCAGCATCGGTGTTCACGAGCTATAATCAACAAGACCTCGCCGTTGTAAAAGGCGAAGGAAACCTGCAGATTAAAAAGAATGAACGAGTCGTTGTCGTTCCTGCTGGCGAAACCATTAAAGGTGATTTAGTGGTAGAGAATGCAGATGTTCGAATAGAAGGCCGAGTCGAAGGTGACGTAACGGTTATAAAAGGCGATCAATATCTTGCTTCGGCTGGGGAAGTAACTGGCCACAGTCAGGAAATTGGTCAGGTGGTCGAATGGGTATGGTATAAGTTGAAATCTTTAGTTCGTACAAATGATGAAGCAATGATTGATACGCATAAGGAAAGCCGTTCTCATACGGCTTTTTTTCTTGTTCAAATGTATGAAACTAAAAATATCATCCAACCATCATGA
- a CDS encoding aspartyl-phosphate phosphatase Spo0E family protein: MHRDLLIEQIEHSRQQMNELSKHLPLIAQEVVELSQEIDHLLNQYQRINEKEQLHL; the protein is encoded by the coding sequence ATGCATAGAGATTTATTAATCGAACAGATCGAACACTCCAGACAGCAAATGAATGAACTCTCAAAACACCTTCCACTAATCGCACAAGAAGTAGTTGAACTCTCACAAGAGATTGATCACCTGCTTAACCAATATCAACGTATAAATGAAAAAGAACAGTT
- the cdaA gene encoding diadenylate cyclase CdaA, giving the protein MLPIADFNIFNYITQIVDILLVTYVIYKLIMLIRGTKAVQLLKGITVIIVVWFLSSSFDLRTMSWLMDKVITYGLLAIIIIFQPELRRALEQLGRGKFFSRTGLPEEEETEKAIAAICKSTNYMSKRRIGAIMSIERETGLSEYVETGIPIKAHLSSELLTNIFVPNTPLHDGAVIIKQSQIYAAGCYLPLTESPFVSKELGTRHRAALGISEVTDAITVIVSEETGTISLTKNGEIYRNLDEESLRNLLNAELIIANKSTSSTRWNWRGKKNGQTP; this is encoded by the coding sequence ATGTTACCAATCGCTGATTTTAATATATTCAATTACATCACTCAGATCGTCGATATCTTATTAGTGACGTATGTGATCTATAAGCTCATCATGCTGATACGTGGAACGAAAGCGGTTCAATTGCTAAAAGGGATAACCGTGATCATCGTGGTGTGGTTCCTAAGCAGTTCGTTCGATCTTAGAACGATGTCATGGCTGATGGACAAAGTGATTACATACGGTCTTCTTGCCATCATCATCATTTTCCAGCCAGAGTTAAGACGAGCACTTGAGCAGCTTGGACGTGGAAAGTTCTTTTCTCGTACAGGACTGCCTGAAGAAGAAGAAACGGAAAAAGCCATTGCCGCGATCTGTAAGTCGACGAACTATATGTCTAAGCGACGAATAGGCGCAATCATGTCGATCGAACGAGAAACGGGATTGAGTGAATACGTGGAAACAGGTATTCCGATTAAAGCGCATCTATCTTCCGAATTGCTGACGAATATTTTTGTGCCGAACACGCCTTTACATGATGGAGCAGTCATCATTAAACAAAGTCAGATCTATGCAGCCGGTTGCTATTTACCATTAACGGAAAGTCCGTTTGTTTCAAAAGAGCTTGGTACAAGACACAGAGCTGCACTAGGGATCAGTGAAGTCACAGATGCCATAACGGTTATCGTTTCTGAGGAAACAGGTACGATCTCACTCACGAAAAACGGAGAGATCTATCGTAACCTGGACGAAGAGTCTTTAAGAAATTTGTTAAACGCAGAATTGATTATTGCTAACAAGTCCACTTCCTCAACTCGCTGGAATTGGAGGGGAAAGAAAAATGGACAAACTCCTTAG
- the sigW gene encoding RNA polymerase sigma factor SigW, which translates to MDALIANMVTQVKKGDQEAFEGIVDLFKDKIYRHCFRMVGNGHEAEDLAQETFLRAYRNIGKYNSEYKFSTWIFRIATNLCIDRLRKKKPDYYLDAEVPGTDGATMYSQLSSEEPLPEEVVTENEEWNELQAEIMKLPEKYRTAILLKYVEDLSLEEISKIMDIPVPTVKTRIHRGREALKKVFQMVVKTR; encoded by the coding sequence ATGGACGCCTTAATAGCGAATATGGTGACCCAAGTAAAAAAAGGGGACCAAGAAGCGTTTGAAGGCATTGTTGACCTGTTTAAAGATAAAATCTACCGGCATTGTTTCCGGATGGTCGGCAATGGACATGAAGCAGAAGATTTAGCACAAGAAACTTTTTTAAGAGCTTACCGTAATATAGGTAAGTACAATAGTGAATACAAATTTTCTACCTGGATTTTTCGTATCGCTACAAATCTTTGTATCGACAGGCTAAGGAAGAAGAAACCGGATTATTATTTGGATGCAGAAGTACCAGGTACAGATGGTGCTACGATGTATAGTCAGCTTTCTAGTGAAGAGCCTTTACCTGAAGAAGTGGTTACAGAGAACGAAGAGTGGAATGAACTGCAGGCAGAAATCATGAAGCTTCCTGAAAAATACAGGACAGCTATTCTTTTAAAATACGTTGAAGATCTTTCATTAGAAGAGATCAGCAAGATTATGGACATACCTGTTCCAACCGTAAAAACTCGTATACATCGAGGTCGGGAAGCGTTGAAGAAAGTATTTCAAATGGTTGTAAAAACGAGGTGA